TCGATCAGATAGTCGAAGTACCTGCTTCCCGCTTCGCCCTTGATCGCCTTGTGCAATTGTTCAAGCACCCATGCCGGGTCGGTCCCGGGAGCGACCGCGATCTCAAGAACGGCATCAACGTCGTGCTGGTCGGTCTTCAGGCGTGACCGGGTTGCCGCGTGAATTGCAAAGCTGCCAGAAGGATAGATCTCAAGGACCAGATCTTCGAGAGGGCTGCCGGGGCGGTCGACATGCTGTGCGAGCCCGCGAAAGTGACTGTCAGCCTCATCGTGCATGGTCCGGGTGATCTGGATGGCACGCGCGACATCCATCAGTGCAGCCTCGACGGGATCGATGTCCAGGCTGCGGGCGAAATCTTCGAGGTTCGTCCTGATATTCATCTTCATCTGCCCCCTCAGGCTTGACGGATTCCTCGATCCGTCTTACAGTTTTTGACGTTTTCGTAGGACTTAAGGCGAAAAAAGAAGCCGCGGGCAAGCGGCGCGATTCCTACGATTTCGTCATAGTAGCACATGCGGGAGCGTCATGTCAAATTCTACGGATTCCAACGGTGGATTCGGTGACAGGTTGCGGCAAGCCAGAGAGGCGCGAGGGATCAACCAAACGGAACTAGCGGCAAAAACCGGGTTGCAGCCGTCGGCAATCGGCCATTTCGAGAAGGAACGGCGTAAACCTTCCTTCGCAAACATTCGGGCTCTCGCCAAGGCTTTGAGCGTTACATCCGACTACCTGCTTGGCAGGACAAACGACATGGCCGGGGCGACGACGGCCTTTCGTGGTGAAGAGAACCTATCGGATGGCGACCGAGAACACATCCAGATGATGATCGACCTCATGAATCAGAGGAAGTCGGGTCGTTGAGCAAGTTCAGAATCCAGATGGCTCGGCGCCAGGGCGAGCTCAAAGCAAAGGAGAAGGGCTACGATGCCTTCCCCGTGGATCCCTTTGCGATCGCCGAGAGCGAAGACATCATTGTCGAGCCAAAGGATCCTGGCCAGGTCGGCGTGAGCGGCGGGATCATCTTCCACGATGAGAGCGTAGGCATCTTCTACGCCACCAATATCAAGAGCGAGGGGTTTCGCAGGTTCACCGTTGCCCACGAACTTGGGCACTACTTTCTTGATGGCCACCCCGAGGAGATTCTGAAAACCGCACCGATCCACATCTCGAGAGCCGGTTTCTCACAAGGGACCAGTTCGATAGAGCTCGAGGCGGACCATTTCGCTTCGGGGCTGCTTATGCCGTCCAGACTCGTTGGGAAGGTCATCGGGGGAAGCCGTGTCGGTCTGGACGGGATCGTTGCGCTGAGCCACTTGGCAGAATGTTCTCTTACCGCCTCTGCGATCCGGGCCGCCGAATGCTGCGACTATCCCATGGCGGTTGTCGTCAGTACCGGCGACAAGCTCGCGTACGCGTTTCTGTCTGAAAGCTTCAAGAAGCTCGACAAGCTCAGCTTTCTCAAGAAGGGCGCACCCCTGCCGAGAACCCATACCTTGCGGTTCAACGCCGATACCCAAAACATACGTGCGGCGCGCTCGATCTGTGGCCGAACAAGTCTCGCCGAGTGGTTTTCTTGCGAGCGGCGACTGGCCTTGGATGAAGAAGTCATCGGACTCGGAACGTACGGCTTCACCCTCACCGTCCTTTCCAGCGAAGAGCTCGCCGACGATCCTGATGATGAAGCCTATGAAGAAGAGGCCGCGCTGATTGAGAGCTGGACGCCCAAATTCGCTCGTGGTCGCTAACAGCATCAAGTCCCTTCGAACTCGCGCACCAAACCGGTAACGATAATGGCCCCTCCTATCGAACCGGTGAGAAATAGCTACTCCGGTTTGCGCTTGTGACCGCACGTCGAGTGCTGGACGGGAGCCGGCTGCCCGTCGCCCGAGGGCTGCACCGTTACCGTGACAGGCGGCGCAGCGCATCGTGAGCTGTCTCGTTGCCCAGCGTGGCCGCCTGTTCATAAAGCGCCCGTGCGCGTCCGGTATCGAGCGAAACACCCTGCCCGGCTTCGTAGAGGGACGCCATGCCGACCATCCCGTCGCTGGCGATGATGTCGCCCCGCTCGGCCGCCGCGCTGTACCATTGCATGGCCGCCGCGAAATCCTGATCGACGCCCTCGCCGCGGTGATAGGCGCGGCCGAGGTAATATTGGCTGGTGATGTCGCCGCCTTCGGCGCCCTTCATGAACCATTCGGCCGCCTCGACCGGATCGCCCCGATCCAGCGCGATCAGGCCGATGTAACGCGCGGCCTTGCCGTCGCCCTGCGCGTCGGCGCGGGTGAACCAGGCCAAGGCCGTCTCGCTGTTTGCATTGACGCCCAGGCCCTCCATCCAGATCTTGCCGAGATAGACCATGCCGCGCGTATCGCCAGCCTCCGCCGCACGCTCTGCCCAGACCAGTGCCTTGGCGAAGTCGGTCTCCAGTCCCGCGCCGCCTTCGAGGTAGAGCCGCGCAAGCTGGACCTCTGCATCGACCTCACCGTTCTCTGCCGCGGCGTGGTAGAGCGCCAGCGCCTCAACCAATTGCCCGGCATCCGTAGCGACCCTCGCCTCGGCCACAAGGGGGGATTGATCCTGCGCCATGGCCGCCCCCGCGAGAGCTAAAGCCAGCGCCAGCGGAAGGAGAGAGATGCGGAGCACAACAGTGCCCTTGAATCCTGGATCAGTCATTACGGAGCAGCCAGGCGCGGATCGGCGCGATGGAATAGGCGATACGCCACGTATTACGGTGGCCGCTGGCACCGGCGGTATCGGCGCCCGGCAGAAACACCGATCCTTCATCGAAAGTGACATAGTTGATGCGCGCGCCTGCGGCGTTCAGGTCGTCAAAGGCGAACCGGAACTGCTCGTCGCTCCAGTTGCCGTCCCAGACCGCGCGGGCGACGGTCGCGCCTTCGGCTTCCAGCGCTTCGGTGATGGCGTTCTGGCCGGGGAAGGCCTTGCTGTCGTCTTGACTGACCAGGATGAACAGACGGTTCCCGGCCATGGGCGCCACCAGCGCGGGGTCCCACTGGCAGGCGACGAGGAAGGAGGCCGCGAAGAACTCGGGATATTTGATGTTCATCGCGATCGACATCATCCCGCCGCCGGATTGCCCGGTGGTGTAGAGCCGCGTCTGGTCGATGCTGTACTGCTCGGTCAACGCCTTGATCAGATTGATCGTGGTGTCCAGCATCGAGGAGGTGTCGGAATTGTCGTCCGCGATGATCTGGTCGAATTGTGGTGCCAGAACGAAGCTGGGGGTCTTCGCCTGATCCTCCTGGCTCGCCCATGAAATCGCGCCAAGGCCCTGTTTCAGCGTCGTCAGCACATTCGGCCCGGTCGCGCCCGCGTCGTGCATGAAGTTGACCAGCGGATAGCTTTGGGCGGGGTCGTAGTCCTTGGGCACGAACAGGTTGTAGGGCAGGGTGTCGCCGGTCTCGGGATCGTTCCAGACGAATTGCTGGAAGTCGTCTACCACGAGGTTGCGCACCTCGGAGGTCTCGATCTCGGTCGCGGGGAGGGTTCCGTCGGGCAGGGTAAGTTCGGCCTGCACCACCGCGGCGGAAGGTTCGGCCCAGTTGCTGCCCGCGTCCATCACGGTCCCGGCATTGCCCGGCCCGCCGCCGCCCGGTCCATTGCCCGGCCCATCATTGGCCGGACCGCCCTCGTCAGAGCCATCACCATCCCCCTGCGGGCCACCCTCTTTCTCGGACTTCACGGCAAGGCTCGCATCCGCATCGTCAGCCGATAATTCGACGATGACCACGTTGCCCTGTTCCGCCCGGTCCGCAGGATCGGTCGAAGTGGCGGGGTAAGCCGCCGTCACCGTGCGCCCGTCGACCGCGAAATCACCGGCGCTCAGATCAGATGCCATGATGGGGGCGGAATAGCGCACCGCCACCGCGACGAACCGCAATCCGTCGCCATAGACGCGGGTGATCGCGGTTGCGCTTTCGGCTGTGATACCTTGCGCGAATACGGGCGCGGAGAACGAGACAAGCGCCCCTGCGCAGGTGGCGCCGATCAGGAAGGTGCGACGGGTCGGCATGGGACATCCTTTCAGGTTTCAGTATGGCGCGGCCTTGTGCACGTCATTAATGGAACTACATTGGTTCCGTAAATAGGAAACTCATCCACGATGTCAACGAACACGCCGTCAAAAAGAAGCGACCTCCCAGGTCGCGGTCGCCCGAAAAGGCATTCGGACGACGTCCTGCGTACCCGCCTTCTCGACGCCGCCATGACGGCCTTCATCGAGAAAGGGTTCGCCCGGGCGACCACGACCGACATCGCCCGTCGCGCGGGCATGTCGAAGCGCGATCTCTATCGGCTGTTCGATGACAAGACCCAGATCTTCACCGAGACCATCCTTTCGCGCAGGCATCTGATCCTCGATCTCCCCCGGCCCGCGAACGAAGCCCTTGCGCCGCTCGAGGCGTTGCGATGCATTTTCCGCCTCGATCTCGCGGACCGGGAAGCGGCGGAACGCGATGCCCTGATGAACCTCATCGCGCGCGAGAGCCTGCTGTTTCCCGATCTGAACGCGCTGCTTTACGACACGGGCACGATCCGGTCGCGTGAGTTCCTGATCACGTGGCTCGACGGTCAGATGGATGCGGGATCGCTGCCGCGCTGCGATACCACCCGTCTTGCCGGCCTGCTGATGGATGTGGTGTTCGGCGCGCTTCTTCCGCGCAGGCAGCACAGGGGTCCAGTGGATCGGGTGGCACAGTCTCAAGAGATCATGGCGAGGATCGAAATCGTGCTGCGCGGTCTCGATCTCACACACGATAAGGAAAGGACCAGTGATTGACTTGGGTGAGGGGCTGCGCACGGCGCGCGCCCGGTGCGCTGATCGTCTCCGACACCACGGGCCAGCGTGGAAACTCAGGGGTCGATGCCGATGCCGCCCGGTCCGCACCCATCCCGATTTCACAGCGACGGAGAATTCTTTCGCAACCGTTCAAGGAACAATGACGATGAAACACATCCTGACACTTCTGCTGATGACCGCAGGTCTGCCGGCCCTGGCCAAAGACATTCCGCCGGCCATTTCGGACCTGATCTCGCAACTCGATCTGGAAGCGGCGCGGTGGCATCCGGGCGACGACCGCGCGGATCTCGAAGGGCGGCTGCACGGCACCTGGGTCGAGATCGACTTGCACCGCAATGGTACGCTGGAAGAGATCCAGGCGGAGCACGACGGGCTCATTCCCGCTTCCGCAATCGCCGTCCTCGTGCCGACCGCGCTGCGCTCCAGTCCGGATTACCCGGCGGATGCCTTCTTCGAGAAGATCGAGTTTGATCGCGATGCCTTTGAGATCAGGGGACGCACGGCAGGGGGGCGCTGGTTCGAGGCCAAGTTCGATGGCTCGGGCCACCTGACAAAGTGGGACATCAAGTAGACGGCCCGAAACACTGCAAACGGCCGGCGGCCGATCTGATCGACTTCAAGCCGGCACAAGAAAGGATCAATTTTTTCCATGACATCGAAATCACTTTGCCTGGTGGCGCTTCTGGCGGCCGGTCTGCCCGTGTGGACGCTGCCTGTCCAGGCGCAGGAAAGCAGCCAGAGCGAGATCGCCCGCCGCGCCGTAACCGTCGCCCAGAACTATCTGGACACACTCGACCGGGCACAGCTTGGTAAGGCCTGGCTGCCGTTTCAGTCCTCCGCGGTACCCGCGATCGCGGAATACACACGCAGCGGCGGGCCTCAGGGTGGCGGCCGGTCGATGGCGAATTTCACCGGGGAACGCTACGGTCAGGCGGTCTGGTCGAATTACCCCGCCAGCGACGTTCTGCGTCCGGGCCTGCCCCTGGGCGAAATGACCGAAGACCAGCGCGCGGCGGCCATGACGTTGCTGCAATCCGTGCTCAGCCCGGAAGGCTTCGAGAAGGTGCGGCAGATCATGGGGGCGGACCAGGCGCTCCATGAGGCTGGCACTAATTATGCCTCTGGGACCGATGCCTACACGCTGGGTATTTTCGGCACGCCTTCCGATAGCGGCGACTGGATGATCCAGTTCGGTGCGCATCATCTGGGGCTGAACCTGGTGATACGAAGCGGCGCCGGGACGATCACTCCGACAATGACCGGAGCCCAGCCCGCGATCTACACCAATGACGCGGGCGAGACCGTTCGGGCGCTCGCGGCCGAGAACGACCTCGCCTTCGCTCTGCTCGACAGCTTCTCGGAGGATCAGCGCGATGCCGCGGTCCTTGACTACGAGGTCGGCGATCTTGTCTACGGACCCGGCAAGACCGGAGACCCGGTCCTGCCCGAGGGCCTGCAAGGCAGCGCGATGAGCGACGACCAGAAGGCCATGCTGATGGATATCGTTCGCCTGTGGGCCGGCATCGTGACCGAGGAATGGGCCGCGCCGCGCCTGGATCAGATCGAGGCCGAGCTGGATGAGACCTGGTTCGCCTGGAGCGGCCCGCTGACCCATGAACCAGAGCGGAACGGAACCTCCTATTACCGCATCCAGGGGCCGCACCTGATCGTCGAATTTTCGCCGCAAGCCGTCGGCGGCGACAAGACAATGCACGTTCATACCGTCTATCGCGATCCGACCAACGCCTACGGTCTGGGGAGCATGGAATGATGCTGCGTATCCTGAGCCTGGCGTGCATCGTCGCCTCGGCCGCACCCGCTTTCGCCCATCGGCTGGATGGCTACCTTCAGGCGAGCGTGCTGTCGCTCGGTCCGGAGCGCCTGACGATCTCATTGGCACTGACGCCCGGGCACGAAGAGGCGGAGCTGCTTATTGCCGCTGCCGATCTCGATCACGACGGCACCTTGAGCGACGAGGAATTGCACCACCATGCGGAGACCGTGGTGCAGGATTTGGCGCTGGAAATCGACGGGGCTCCGGTCCGGCTTACGCTACAGGATGTCTCGGCTCCCGATATCGCCGCGTTGATCGACGGAACCGCGCCGCTGATCCTACATCTGAGCGCCGCCATGCCTCAATCGAGCGGCGAGCACCGACTAACCTATCGTAACACCTATCGGTCGGAACACTCCACGCGCCTGGTCAATACGGAAGCACCTCGTGGGCCGTTCGAGGTGATCGCTCAGGAGCGGGATGGCACGCAAAGCGTATACAGCCTGGTGTTCCGGCGGAGGCCTGGAACTTGATCGCGGAACGCGTTTGGGCGCCAAACAGACCGTTCCCGGCGCATCGGCGATGGCCGGAATTTTCCGATCGGCCAGGCAGGCGTCCTTGATCGCAGGGGATGCGCGTTGAGCTGTCTGAAGAGCGTTTCGTGGGGTCTGGGTGACGAACCCGACGTCCACGGTAACGCTGGTATGCGGAAATTGAATGCGCCGTGGCAGTATCATGGGCGCGTCTTCGGAGGCCACTTCCGCACGTGATCTGCGAAGGTTTCGATATATCTTGAAAGTCGATATATCGAAACTTAAGTGTAGGAGCATGAAACACGAGTCACACAAGGGCGGGGCCCACCCTGACGGGCCCAAATCGAGACGCGGACGCGCAGGCGGAAGCGCCAAATTCCATGGCCATCGCGGCCGGTCGAAACGGGTGTTCGACTATGGTGAGCTGCGGCTCC
The sequence above is drawn from the Marinibacterium anthonyi genome and encodes:
- the hcpC gene encoding Putative beta-lactamase HcpC precursor, giving the protein MAQDQSPLVAEARVATDAGQLVEALALYHAAAENGEVDAEVQLARLYLEGGAGLETDFAKALVWAERAAEAGDTRGMVYLGKIWMEGLGVNANSETALAWFTRADAQGDGKAARYIGLIALDRGDPVEAAEWFMKGAEGGDITSQYYLGRAYHRGEGVDQDFAAAMQWYSAAAERGDIIASDGMVGMASLYEAGQGVSLDTGRARALYEQAATLGNETAHDALRRLSR
- a CDS encoding esterase, PHB depolymerase family encodes the protein MPTRRTFLIGATCAGALVSFSAPVFAQGITAESATAITRVYGDGLRFVAVAVRYSAPIMASDLSAGDFAVDGRTVTAAYPATSTDPADRAEQGNVVIVELSADDADASLAVKSEKEGGPQGDGDGSDEGGPANDGPGNGPGGGGPGNAGTVMDAGSNWAEPSAAVVQAELTLPDGTLPATEIETSEVRNLVVDDFQQFVWNDPETGDTLPYNLFVPKDYDPAQSYPLVNFMHDAGATGPNVLTTLKQGLGAISWASQEDQAKTPSFVLAPQFDQIIADDNSDTSSMLDTTINLIKALTEQYSIDQTRLYTTGQSGGGMMSIAMNIKYPEFFAASFLVACQWDPALVAPMAGNRLFILVSQDDSKAFPGQNAITEALEAEGATVARAVWDGNWSDEQFRFAFDDLNAAGARINYVTFDEGSVFLPGADTAGASGHRNTWRIAYSIAPIRAWLLRND
- the srpR gene encoding Solvent efflux pump srpABC operon corepressor translates to MSTNTPSKRSDLPGRGRPKRHSDDVLRTRLLDAAMTAFIEKGFARATTTDIARRAGMSKRDLYRLFDDKTQIFTETILSRRHLILDLPRPANEALAPLEALRCIFRLDLADREAAERDALMNLIARESLLFPDLNALLYDTGTIRSREFLITWLDGQMDAGSLPRCDTTRLAGLLMDVVFGALLPRRQHRGPVDRVAQSQEIMARIEIVLRGLDLTHDKERTSD